The Xenopus laevis strain J_2021 chromosome 5L, Xenopus_laevis_v10.1, whole genome shotgun sequence genome has a segment encoding these proteins:
- the allc.L gene encoding allantoicase, whose amino-acid sequence MFAHPKENIALPVPEFLQMNNLACESVGGKVLFATDDWFAPAEHLLKKTEPEFKVGLFTEFGKWMDGWETRRKRIPGHDWCIIQLGVPGIIHGFEADTRFFTGNYAPRISVQAACLKPEEITLQPREDKIGTAASDEEFKAADKLKSEKWSHLLKMTELKPGYAESSHSYFQVNSKERWTHLRLNIYPDGGIARFKVYGIGQRDWTSCGPNDFEDLLSMVNGGVCLGFSDAHYGHPRNLIGNGRACDMGDGWETARRLDRPPILKADSKGILQVPGFEWAVLKLGHPGLVTHIEIDTNHFKGNSPNSCKIDACALKPTEQEEVKGHGNFEQGYNWKPLLPVTQIHPHKRHFMESTSLALHQVISHVKITIAPDGGVSRIRLWGFPRPLP is encoded by the exons ATGTTTGCTCATCCAAAAGAAAATATTGCTCTTCCAGTTCCTGAGTTTCTGCAGATGAATAACCTGGCCTGCGAAAGTGTCGGGGGGAAG GTGTTGTTCGCTACTGATGACTGGTTTGCTCCTGcagaacatttattaaag AAAACTGAACCAGAATTCAAAGTGGGATTGTTCACAGAGTTTGGAAAATGGATGGATGGCTGGGAGACAAGAAGGAAACGCATCCCAG GTCATGACTGGTGCATAATTCAACTGGGCGTGCCAGGGATCATTCATGGCTTTGAAGCTGACACTCGCTTTTTCACAGGAAACTATGCCCCTCGCATCTCAGTTCAGGCAGCATGTTTGAAGCCAG AGGAAATTACATTGCAACCAAGAGAAGACAAAATTGGCACCGCTGCTTCTGATGAAGAATTTAAAGCAGCTGATAAG CTTAAGTCAGAGAAGTGGAGTCATCTGCTTAAAATGACTGAGCTCAAACCTGGGTACGCTGAATCAAGTCACAGCTACTTTCAAGTAAACTCAAAGGAGAGATGGACACATTTACGACTTAACATCTATCCAG ATGGTGGAATAGCCCGTTTTAAAGTCTATGGCATTGGACAAAGAGATTGGACATCATGTGGTCCAAATGATTTCGAAGACTTACTTTCCATGGTCAATGGTGGAGTTTGCCTTGGCTTCAGTGATGCTCACTATGGACATCCTAGGAATCTCATAG GCAATGGAAGAGCATGTGATATGGGAGATGGATGGGAAACAGCAAGAAGGCTGGACAGGCCACCAATTCTTAAA gCTGATAGTAAAGGCATTCTCCAGGTGCCTGGATTTGAATGGGCTGTTCTTAAACTGGGCCACCCTGGCTTAGTAACACATATAGAAATAGACACTAATCACTTTAAAG GAAATTCCCCAAACTCCTGCAAAATTGATGCTTGTGCCCTGAAACCTACAGAGCAAGAGGAAGTAAAGGGGCATGGAAATTTCGAGCAAGGTTATAACTGGAAACCACTACTTCCTGTGACTCAG ATCCACCCTCATAAGAGACATTTCATGGAAAGTACATCCCTGGCATTACACCAGGTTATAAGTCATGTGAAGATAACGATTGCACCAGACGGAGGTGTCAGCAGAATTCGGCTTTGGGGATTTCCTCGGCCTCTACCTTAA